In Tumebacillus amylolyticus, the sequence TTGTTTGCGTACTTAGAGGAAGTGTCGGGGAAACCGGTTGATCGCGAGGCGGCGCGCAGCCGCATGCGGACTCGCCACGCTCTCTTGATGCAAGAGGAAAAAGTCCGCCCCGGCGTGGAAGACTACCTGCGCCAAGCCAAGGAGATGGGCCTGCGAATTGGCCTTGCTTCGAGTTCCCAGCGTGAGTGGGTGGAGAAACATCTGCGCAACCACGGGCTGTTCGATTATTTCGAAGTCATTCGAACTTCTGACGATGTCGAGCGCGTGAAGCCCGATCCGGAGTTGTACCTGAGCGCGTTGGAGTTCCTCGGCGTGGCTCCTGAGCATGCCGTGGCGTTCGAAGACTCTCCGAACGGCACTCGTGCCGCCAAAGCGGCGGGCATGTATTGTGTGACCGTGCCGAACTCGTTGACGGAGCAACTTCCGTTTGACGAATACGACCTCCAGATTCCTTCGATGGCTGCTCTTCCGTTGCAGGACGTCTTGGCGAAGCTCACCGCAACCAAAACGAACGCCTAACGTATAAAAAAGGGACGGCCCCGTGTGGGAACGTCCCTTTTTTCCATGATGCTTTAGTACGAAATCAGTGCCGCCATGAGCAGACCCGTTGCAATGCTCAAGCGAGAAGCGAAGATCCCGACCGCCACGTTGCCTTTCGGAATCTCGGCGATGACTTTGAACGGGGTGAGCAGTTCGAATACATAGAACACCAGCACTTGGAACACCGCCCCGATCACACCCCAAATCGCGAGGTCGAGCAACGAAACCGAATGATAGATCGCCGAAGCGAGCACGATGGCGAGACCGATCACTTTGCCGCCGAGATCGTGCGCCGCAGCTTTGGCCGCGTTGATTTTCTGCTTGTCGTCGGTGTTCGCACCTTCTGAGATCAGCTTGAATTCCTTATAGGGCGTGGTGAACGCAAACACCAACAGCCCGAACCCCAATAGAGGCAACGTAACCGCTAAGTACAGCAAAAAGTTGATAAAACCTTCGAATTGCATCTCCATTCCTCCAATTCCTCCCCGTCGCTTAGTCTGGTTGTTTCACACCTACCGGGAGATAATACGACAGATTCCCTGTGATCTTGCCACCCAC encodes:
- a CDS encoding DUF350 domain-containing protein; translation: MEMQFEGFINFLLYLAVTLPLLGFGLLVFAFTTPYKEFKLISEGANTDDKQKINAAKAAAHDLGGKVIGLAIVLASAIYHSVSLLDLAIWGVIGAVFQVLVFYVFELLTPFKVIAEIPKGNVAVGIFASRLSIATGLLMAALISY
- a CDS encoding HAD family hydrolase, which produces MIQAVVFDCDGLIIDTETPWYNVMAELFEERGVSLPLDVYARVLGTSNAAFDLFAYLEEVSGKPVDREAARSRMRTRHALLMQEEKVRPGVEDYLRQAKEMGLRIGLASSSQREWVEKHLRNHGLFDYFEVIRTSDDVERVKPDPELYLSALEFLGVAPEHAVAFEDSPNGTRAAKAAGMYCVTVPNSLTEQLPFDEYDLQIPSMAALPLQDVLAKLTATKTNA